The following proteins come from a genomic window of Salvia hispanica cultivar TCC Black 2014 chromosome 4, UniMelb_Shisp_WGS_1.0, whole genome shotgun sequence:
- the LOC125219514 gene encoding mediator of RNA polymerase II transcription subunit 7a-like, with product MATATYPPPPPYYRLYKNYTDDPDSCPAPPPPIEGPYSLYGASYTTDDVLPGLEEQGVRQLYPKGPNIDFKKELRSLNRELQLNILELADVLVERPSQYARRVEDISLIFKNLYHLLNSLRPHQARATLIHILELQIQRRKQAVEDIKRRREEAQRLLTEALGTLDGQ from the exons ATGGCGACGGCCACTtatccgccgccgccgccgtatTACAGGCTCTACAAAAACTACACCGACGACCCCGATTCCTGCCccgcgccgccgcctcctATTGAAGGCCCCTACTCCCTCTATGGCGCCAGCTACACG ACGGATGACGTCCTTCCAGGTCTAGAAGAACAGGGCGTTCGTCAGTTATACCCTAAGGGGCCCAATATTG ATTTCAAGAAAGAGCTCAGGTCTCTTAACAGGGAATTGcagttaaatattttggagCTTGCTGATGTTCTTGTAGAGCGTCCATCGCAGTATGCTAGGAGAGTAGAAGACATCTCTTtaattttcaagaatttataTCACCTTCTGAATTCTCTGCGTCCGCACCAG GCTAGAGCAACATTGATACATATCCTAGAACTGCAGATACAGCGGCGTAAACAAGCTGTTGAGGACATTAAAAG GAGAAGAGAAGAAGCACAAAGGCTTCTAACAGAGGCGCTTGGAACTCTCGATGGACAATGA
- the LOC125218145 gene encoding TBC1 domain family member 22B-like isoform X2 yields the protein MRSSSNSRAEDRNKPVSSSPPPATDSRFNQTLRNVQGLLKGRSFPGKILITRRSDPLDPSTLHSPNIDRRSPESDRDQSEQQDRSTEDELQNRSSTNASSSVNNTKPSSTSSQSTSKEISKSNVGARATDSARLMKFTKELSGSSVILEKLRELSWSGVPPYLRPTVWRLLLGYAPSNSDRREGVLRRKRMEYLDHVAQYYDIPDTLRTDEEIGMLRQIAVDCPRTVPDLSFFQQAEVQKSLERILYTWAIRHPASGYVQGINDLATPFLVVFLSEYLEGTIDTWSMADLSREKILNVEADSYWCLSKLLDGMQDHYTFAQPGIQRLVFKLKELVRRIDEPVLKHIEDQGLEFLQFAFRWFNCLLIREIPFGLVSRLWDTYLAEGDALPDFLVYISASFLLTWSEKIRKLDFQEMVMFLQHLPTHNWTDVELEMVLSQAYMWHTMFNNAPSHLAG from the exons ATGAGGAGCAGCAGTAACAGTAGAGCTGAGGACAGGAACAAACCAGTTTCTTCTTCACCTCCTCCAGCTACCGATTCCAGATTCAATCAAACTCTTAGAAATGTTCAAGg TTTGCTCAAGGGTCGCAGCTTCCCTGGTAAGATATTGATTACTCGGAGATCTGACCCTTTGGATCCATCAACTCTGCATTCCCCAAACATTGACAGGAGGTCTCCAGAGAGTGATAGAGATCAAAGTGAGCAACAGGACAGATCGACTGAG GATGAACTTCAAAACAGAAGTAGCACTAATGCCAGTTCCTCAGTTAACAATACAAAACCTTCAAGCACGAGTAGTCAAAGCACATCAAAAGAGATTTCTAAGTCCAATGTAGGAGCTAGAGCTACGGATTCTGCTAGGCTAATGAAGTTCACAAAAGAATTATCTGGGTCCTCTGTGATCTTAG AAAAACTACGTGAATTATCATGGAGCGGTGTGCCTCCCTATTTGCGTCCAACTGTATGGAGACTTCTCTTG GGATATGCACCCTCTAATTCAGATAGAAGGGAGGGAGTTCTGAGAAGAAAGCGCATGGAGTATCTTGATCATGTTGCGCAATATTATGATATTCCTGATACACTGCGCACAGATGAAGAGATTGGAATGCTTCGTCAG ATTGCTGTTGATTGTCCCAGAACTGTACCTGATCTGTCTTTCTTTCAACAAGCTGAAGTACAGAAGTCACTGGAGAGAATACTTTATACATG GGCTATCCGGCATCCTGCAAGTGGTTACGTGCAAGGAATAAACGATCTCGCTACACCTTtcttagttgtttttttatcaGAATACCTGGAGGGTACTATTGACACTTGGTCAATGGCTGATCTGTCTCgtgagaaaatattaaatgttgAAGCTGATAGTTATTGGTGTCTGTCGAAGTTGCTTGATGGTATGCAAGATCATTACACCTTTGCCCAGCCAGGAATCCAACGTCTTGTGTTTAAGCTGAAGGAACTGGTTAGAAGGATTGATG AACCTGTTTTAAAGCACATAGAGGACCAAGGGCTTGAGTTTCTTCAATTTGCTTTCCGCTGGTTCAATTGCCTTCTTATACGAGAG ATTCCATTCGGTCTTGTTAGTCGTTTGTGGGACACGTATCTTGCTGAAGGTGATGCACTACCGGATTTTCTTGTCTACATATCTGCTAGTTTTCTGTTGACG TGGTCGGAAAAGATACGGAAGCTGGATTTCCAGGAGATGGTGATGTTTCTTCAGCACCTTCCTACGCACAACTGGACGGATGTCGAACTAGAGATGGTGCTTTCTCAAGCTTATATGTGGCACACCATGTTCAACAACGCACCTAGTCATTTAGCTGGCTGA
- the LOC125218145 gene encoding TBC1 domain family member 22B-like isoform X1, which yields MRSSSNSRAEDRNKPVSSSPPPATDSRFNQTLRNVQGLLKGRSFPGKILITRRSDPLDPSTLHSPNIDRRSPESDRDQSEQQDRSTEKDELQNRSSTNASSSVNNTKPSSTSSQSTSKEISKSNVGARATDSARLMKFTKELSGSSVILEKLRELSWSGVPPYLRPTVWRLLLGYAPSNSDRREGVLRRKRMEYLDHVAQYYDIPDTLRTDEEIGMLRQIAVDCPRTVPDLSFFQQAEVQKSLERILYTWAIRHPASGYVQGINDLATPFLVVFLSEYLEGTIDTWSMADLSREKILNVEADSYWCLSKLLDGMQDHYTFAQPGIQRLVFKLKELVRRIDEPVLKHIEDQGLEFLQFAFRWFNCLLIREIPFGLVSRLWDTYLAEGDALPDFLVYISASFLLTWSEKIRKLDFQEMVMFLQHLPTHNWTDVELEMVLSQAYMWHTMFNNAPSHLAG from the exons ATGAGGAGCAGCAGTAACAGTAGAGCTGAGGACAGGAACAAACCAGTTTCTTCTTCACCTCCTCCAGCTACCGATTCCAGATTCAATCAAACTCTTAGAAATGTTCAAGg TTTGCTCAAGGGTCGCAGCTTCCCTGGTAAGATATTGATTACTCGGAGATCTGACCCTTTGGATCCATCAACTCTGCATTCCCCAAACATTGACAGGAGGTCTCCAGAGAGTGATAGAGATCAAAGTGAGCAACAGGACAGATCGACTGAG AAGGATGAACTTCAAAACAGAAGTAGCACTAATGCCAGTTCCTCAGTTAACAATACAAAACCTTCAAGCACGAGTAGTCAAAGCACATCAAAAGAGATTTCTAAGTCCAATGTAGGAGCTAGAGCTACGGATTCTGCTAGGCTAATGAAGTTCACAAAAGAATTATCTGGGTCCTCTGTGATCTTAG AAAAACTACGTGAATTATCATGGAGCGGTGTGCCTCCCTATTTGCGTCCAACTGTATGGAGACTTCTCTTG GGATATGCACCCTCTAATTCAGATAGAAGGGAGGGAGTTCTGAGAAGAAAGCGCATGGAGTATCTTGATCATGTTGCGCAATATTATGATATTCCTGATACACTGCGCACAGATGAAGAGATTGGAATGCTTCGTCAG ATTGCTGTTGATTGTCCCAGAACTGTACCTGATCTGTCTTTCTTTCAACAAGCTGAAGTACAGAAGTCACTGGAGAGAATACTTTATACATG GGCTATCCGGCATCCTGCAAGTGGTTACGTGCAAGGAATAAACGATCTCGCTACACCTTtcttagttgtttttttatcaGAATACCTGGAGGGTACTATTGACACTTGGTCAATGGCTGATCTGTCTCgtgagaaaatattaaatgttgAAGCTGATAGTTATTGGTGTCTGTCGAAGTTGCTTGATGGTATGCAAGATCATTACACCTTTGCCCAGCCAGGAATCCAACGTCTTGTGTTTAAGCTGAAGGAACTGGTTAGAAGGATTGATG AACCTGTTTTAAAGCACATAGAGGACCAAGGGCTTGAGTTTCTTCAATTTGCTTTCCGCTGGTTCAATTGCCTTCTTATACGAGAG ATTCCATTCGGTCTTGTTAGTCGTTTGTGGGACACGTATCTTGCTGAAGGTGATGCACTACCGGATTTTCTTGTCTACATATCTGCTAGTTTTCTGTTGACG TGGTCGGAAAAGATACGGAAGCTGGATTTCCAGGAGATGGTGATGTTTCTTCAGCACCTTCCTACGCACAACTGGACGGATGTCGAACTAGAGATGGTGCTTTCTCAAGCTTATATGTGGCACACCATGTTCAACAACGCACCTAGTCATTTAGCTGGCTGA
- the LOC125220025 gene encoding protein IQ-DOMAIN 33 isoform X1 — protein MGITGKLVRSVFSKSQMHSHQGSNGSEKRKWSSSVRSYLCGEEHSSLEDSASTVAETEFASFRSNVATDKSTRGSRPEEDTASVRSSEATVNQPAPSYDDRKGKENSTYKLFQPEDAAFIIQSAFRNFMARRAEKHGATSPSRESVGTSLEVQTANSSHIFSIKDERDDVCHLLRRPTRAQVLKIQEDWDDSTVSSVISKMRMQNRLEAAARRERALAYAFSQQLRICSKKHSSGEESNMGWNWLERWMAAREPEMKLIADDTKAMVRNAAVLEEKESCGSNEVSSLFEFSNSLPKNLPKPTNKPRNLAKRSFSRQSSTSSHLTPKESKQDVKKVMWHVEEEKEKRKRQKQPGFNKRDTKNVTAIEVAFQ, from the exons ATGGGCATAACTGGCAAGCTTGTTAGAAGCGTCTTCTCCAAAAGCCAGATGCAT AGCCATCAAGGGAGCAATGGTtcagaaaaaaggaaatggagTAGCTCAGTGCGGTCCTACTTATGCGGCGAGGAGCATAGCTCACTCGAGGACTCCGCCTCCACGGTGGCGGAGACGGAATTTGCTTCATTTAGAAGCAATGTGGCAACGGACAAGAGTACGAGGGGCAGCCGGCCAGAGGAGGATACGGCTTCTGTGCGTAGCTCTGAGGCCACGGTCAACCAGCCGGCGCCGAGTTACGACGACAGAAAGGGGAAGGAAAACTCAACCTACAAACTCTTCCAGCCAGAAGATGCTGCCTTCATCATTCAGTCAGCATTTAGAAACTTTATG GCAAGGCGTGCTGAGAAACATGGCGCCACGAGCCCGAGTAGAGAGTCTGTAGGCACATCACTGGAAGTTCAAACTGCCAATTCATCTCACATTTTTTCTATCAAGGACGAAAGAGACGACGTCTGCCATCTTCTACGTCGTCCAACTCGAGCTCAAGTGCTCAAAATCCAG GAGGATTGGGATGACAGCACTGTGAGCAGTGTGATATCCAAGATGAGAATGCAGAACAGGCTTGAAGCAGCAGCTAGGCGCGAGAGGGCTCTCGCCTACGCTTTCTCACAACAG CTAAGGATCTGTTCGAAGAAGCACAGCAGCGGTGAGGAGTCGAACATGGGGTGGAACTGGCTGGAGCGATGGATGGCAGCGCGAGAGCCCGAGATGAAGCTGATAGCAGACGACACGAAAGCAATGGTAAGGAATGCAGCAGTGTTGGAGGAGAAGGAGAGCTGTGGATCAAATGAGGTTTCTTCACTATTTGAATTCTCTAATTCTCTCCCCAAGAATCTTCCAAAGCCAACCAACAAGCCTAGGAATCTAGCTAAAAGAAGCTTCTCTAGGCAGAGCTCCACATCAAGCCATTTGACCCCAAAAGAATCAAAG CAGGATGTGAAGAAagtgatgtggcatgtggaggaagagaaggagaagagaaagagacAAAAGCAGCCTGGATTTAATAAGAGAGACACCAAGAATGTCACTGCTATTGAAGTAGCATTTCAATGA
- the LOC125220025 gene encoding protein IQ-DOMAIN 33 isoform X2, translated as MGITGKLVRSVFSKSQMHSHQGSNGSEKRKWSSSVRSYLCGEEHSSLEDSASTVAETEFASFRSNVATDKSTRGSRPEEDTASVRSSEATVNQPAPSYDDRKGKENSTYKLFQPEDAAFIIQSAFRNFMARRAEKHGATSPSRESVGTSLEVQTANSSHIFSIKDERDDVCHLLRRPTRAQVLKIQEDWDDSTVSSVISKMRMQNRLEAAARRERALAYAFSQQLRICSKKHSSGEESNMGWNWLERWMAAREPEMKLIADDTKAMVRNAAVLEEKESCGSNEVSSLFEFSNSLPKNLPKPTNKPRNLAKRSFSRQSSTSSHLTPKESKDVKKVMWHVEEEKEKRKRQKQPGFNKRDTKNVTAIEVAFQ; from the exons ATGGGCATAACTGGCAAGCTTGTTAGAAGCGTCTTCTCCAAAAGCCAGATGCAT AGCCATCAAGGGAGCAATGGTtcagaaaaaaggaaatggagTAGCTCAGTGCGGTCCTACTTATGCGGCGAGGAGCATAGCTCACTCGAGGACTCCGCCTCCACGGTGGCGGAGACGGAATTTGCTTCATTTAGAAGCAATGTGGCAACGGACAAGAGTACGAGGGGCAGCCGGCCAGAGGAGGATACGGCTTCTGTGCGTAGCTCTGAGGCCACGGTCAACCAGCCGGCGCCGAGTTACGACGACAGAAAGGGGAAGGAAAACTCAACCTACAAACTCTTCCAGCCAGAAGATGCTGCCTTCATCATTCAGTCAGCATTTAGAAACTTTATG GCAAGGCGTGCTGAGAAACATGGCGCCACGAGCCCGAGTAGAGAGTCTGTAGGCACATCACTGGAAGTTCAAACTGCCAATTCATCTCACATTTTTTCTATCAAGGACGAAAGAGACGACGTCTGCCATCTTCTACGTCGTCCAACTCGAGCTCAAGTGCTCAAAATCCAG GAGGATTGGGATGACAGCACTGTGAGCAGTGTGATATCCAAGATGAGAATGCAGAACAGGCTTGAAGCAGCAGCTAGGCGCGAGAGGGCTCTCGCCTACGCTTTCTCACAACAG CTAAGGATCTGTTCGAAGAAGCACAGCAGCGGTGAGGAGTCGAACATGGGGTGGAACTGGCTGGAGCGATGGATGGCAGCGCGAGAGCCCGAGATGAAGCTGATAGCAGACGACACGAAAGCAATGGTAAGGAATGCAGCAGTGTTGGAGGAGAAGGAGAGCTGTGGATCAAATGAGGTTTCTTCACTATTTGAATTCTCTAATTCTCTCCCCAAGAATCTTCCAAAGCCAACCAACAAGCCTAGGAATCTAGCTAAAAGAAGCTTCTCTAGGCAGAGCTCCACATCAAGCCATTTGACCCCAAAAGAATCAAAG GATGTGAAGAAagtgatgtggcatgtggaggaagagaaggagaagagaaagagacAAAAGCAGCCTGGATTTAATAAGAGAGACACCAAGAATGTCACTGCTATTGAAGTAGCATTTCAATGA
- the LOC125220025 gene encoding protein IQ-DOMAIN 33 isoform X3 has translation MGITGKLVRSVFSKSQMHSHQGSNGSEKRKWSSSVRSYLCGEEHSSLEDSASTVAETEFASFRSNVATDKSTRGSRPEEDTASVRSSEATVNQPAPSYDDRKGKENSTYKLFQPEDAAFIIQSAFRNFMARRAEKHGATSPSRESVGTSLEVQTANSSHIFSIKDERDDVCHLLRRPTRAQVLKIQEDWDDSTVSSVISKMRMQNRLEAAARRERALAYAFSQQLRICSKKHSSGEESNMGWNWLERWMAAREPEMKLIADDTKAMVRNAAVLEEKESCGSNEVSSLFEFSNSLPKNLPKPTNKPRNLAKRSFSRQSSTSSHLTPKESKS, from the exons ATGGGCATAACTGGCAAGCTTGTTAGAAGCGTCTTCTCCAAAAGCCAGATGCAT AGCCATCAAGGGAGCAATGGTtcagaaaaaaggaaatggagTAGCTCAGTGCGGTCCTACTTATGCGGCGAGGAGCATAGCTCACTCGAGGACTCCGCCTCCACGGTGGCGGAGACGGAATTTGCTTCATTTAGAAGCAATGTGGCAACGGACAAGAGTACGAGGGGCAGCCGGCCAGAGGAGGATACGGCTTCTGTGCGTAGCTCTGAGGCCACGGTCAACCAGCCGGCGCCGAGTTACGACGACAGAAAGGGGAAGGAAAACTCAACCTACAAACTCTTCCAGCCAGAAGATGCTGCCTTCATCATTCAGTCAGCATTTAGAAACTTTATG GCAAGGCGTGCTGAGAAACATGGCGCCACGAGCCCGAGTAGAGAGTCTGTAGGCACATCACTGGAAGTTCAAACTGCCAATTCATCTCACATTTTTTCTATCAAGGACGAAAGAGACGACGTCTGCCATCTTCTACGTCGTCCAACTCGAGCTCAAGTGCTCAAAATCCAG GAGGATTGGGATGACAGCACTGTGAGCAGTGTGATATCCAAGATGAGAATGCAGAACAGGCTTGAAGCAGCAGCTAGGCGCGAGAGGGCTCTCGCCTACGCTTTCTCACAACAG CTAAGGATCTGTTCGAAGAAGCACAGCAGCGGTGAGGAGTCGAACATGGGGTGGAACTGGCTGGAGCGATGGATGGCAGCGCGAGAGCCCGAGATGAAGCTGATAGCAGACGACACGAAAGCAATGGTAAGGAATGCAGCAGTGTTGGAGGAGAAGGAGAGCTGTGGATCAAATGAGGTTTCTTCACTATTTGAATTCTCTAATTCTCTCCCCAAGAATCTTCCAAAGCCAACCAACAAGCCTAGGAATCTAGCTAAAAGAAGCTTCTCTAGGCAGAGCTCCACATCAAGCCATTTGACCCCAAAAGAATCAAAG TCATAA
- the LOC125218205 gene encoding G-type lectin S-receptor-like serine/threonine-protein kinase At4g27290, with protein MATFRFPWLAVILPLIFRPITSQTDSITADEFIRDGGETLVSASGKFALGFFSAGNSTNRYVGIWFNNITETTIVWVANRQAPLTDKSGVFKLIPPGILLLQTSANATVWSSNTTTAAAASPTAQLLDSGNLVISAGGEDRDFIWQSFDYPTDTYLPGMNLGWNLLSKKEFYLTSWKSLDDPAIGEFSYHLDPTGYPQIILRRGSAVLTRIGPWNGFSFPGPPNPKEDPTYKLTFVMDEEKVIYRSDPVDTSFISRYALNQTGVARRWTWVDRTRGWVIYFSLPSDICDTYGLCGAYGSCDVAGSPSCRCLDEERFVPRHSEGWVRADWSDGCVRRTNLSCDGSDVFVRYSGIKLPDARDSWHDSSLTLDDCRAECLRNCSCMAYAQLDIKLKIGCLIWYHDLIDIRTLSQDGQVFYVRMAASEAEAVADSGDGKKREILIASLVSVLGVVALVLALSLCVWRRKMKNYKTPMGEGIYENQSDLPFWELSVILEATNHFSTTNLLGEGGFGLVYKGKLEGGQEIAVKRLSKESRQGLDELKNEVIFISKLQHRNLVKLLGCCIQGDESILIYQYLPNKSLDLILFDETKSRSLDWQKRFDIINGIARGLLYLHQDSPLRIIHRDLKASNILLDAEMNPKISDFGLARGFGGNETEAQTHRVVGTYGYMSPEYAMDGMFSIKSDVFSFGVLALEIVSGKKNRGFSHTDHSLNLLGHAWTLYHEGRLAELVDTCLNGEFEYAEVEKSIKVGLLCVQQNPEDRPKMSSVVWMLGKEGEIPEARHPGFFTERKLVSGEAEAEASTNDITITMPHPR; from the exons ATGGCTACATTTCGTTTTCCCTGGCTTGCTGTAATCCTTCCCCTAATTTTCCGGCCAATTACCTCCCAAACAGACTCAATAACCGCCGACGAATTCATCAGAGACGGCGGCGAAACCCTGGTTTCCGCCTCCGGCAAATTCGCCCTCGGCTTCTTCAGCGCTGGCAACTCCACCAACCGCTACGTCGGCATCTGGTTCAACAACATCACCGAAACCACAATCGTCTGGGTCGCCAACCGGCAGGCTCCGCTCACCGACAAATCCGGCGTCTTCAAGCTCATCCCCCCCGGCATCCTCCTACTCCAGACCAGCGCCAATGCCACCGTCTGGTCCTCCAacaccaccaccgccgccgctgcctccCCCACCGCGCAGCTCCTCGACTCCGGAAACCTAGTCATTTCCGCCGGAGGCGAGGATCGCGATTTCATCTGGCAGAGCTTCGATTACCCTACCGATACGTATCTCCCCGGCATGAACCTCGGCTGGAACCTCCTCTCCAAAAAGGAATTCTACCTGACGTCATGGAAGAGCTTGGATGATCCTGCCATTGGCGAATTCAGCTACCACCTCGACCCCACGGGCTACCCGCAGATAATCCTCAGGAGAGGCTCCGCCGTTTTAACCAGGATCGGACCGTGGAACGGGTTCAGCTTCCCCGGGCCGCCCAACCCGAAGGAGGACCCGACTTACAAGCTCACATTCGTGATGGATGAGGAGAAAGTGATTTACAGATCTGATCCAGTCGACACGTCCTTCATCTCGCGCTACGCGCTGAATCAAACCGGCGTTGCGCGGAGATGGACTTGGGTGGATCGGACTCGCGGATGGGTGATCTACTTCAGCTTGCCATCGGATATCTGCGACACTTACGGACTCTGCGGCGCGTATGGCAGCTGCGACGTGGCAGGCTCGCCGTCGTGCAGGTGCCTGGACGAGGAGCGGTTTGTGCCGAGGCACAGTGAGGGGTGGGTGAGGGCGGATTGGTCGGACGGCTGCGTGAGGAGGACGAACTTGAGCTGCGATGGGAGTGATGTGTTTGTGAGGTATTCGGGGATCAAGCTGCCTGATGCTCGGGATTCGTGGCATGATTCGTCGTTAACGCTTGATGATTGCAGAGCAGAGTGCTTGAGGAACTGCTCCTGTATGGCGTACGCGCAGCTGGATATAAAACTGAAGATTGGATGCTTGATTTGGTATCATGACTTGATTGATATTAGGACTCTGTCTCAAGATGGACAGGTTTTTTATGTGAGGATGGCTGCTTCTGAGGCTGAGGCTGTGGCTG ATTCTGGCGACGGAAAGAAACGGGAGATATTGATAGCCAGTTTGGTTTCTGTGTTGGGAGTTGTTGCTTTAGTCCTGGCTTTGAGTCTGTGTGTATGGCGgaggaagatgaagaattacaAAACTCCCATGGGAGAAG GAATATATGAGAATCAGTCGGATTTGCCATTTTGGGAGTTATCAGTAATTCTCGAAGCCACCAATCATTTTTCAACTACCAATTTGCTTGGGGAAGGGGGATTTGGCCTTGTTTATAAG GGCAAGCTGGAAGGAGGGCAAGAAATCGCAGTGAAACGGTTATCAAAGGAGTCGAGGCAAGGGCTGGACGAACTCAAGAATGAAGTCATCTTCATCTCTAAACTTCAGCATCGGAATCTTGTAAAGCTTCTCGGATGCTGCATCCAAGGAGATGAAAGCATACTCATATATCAATATCTGCCTAACAAAAGCTTAGACCTAATCTTATTTG ATGAAACAAAGAGTAGATCTCTTGACTGGCAAAAGCGCTTCGACATCATCAATGGGATTGCAAGAGGGCTCTTGTATCTCCATCAAGATTCTCCCTTGAGAATAATACACCGCGACCTCAAAGCCAGCAACATCTTGCTGGATGCTGAGATGAATCCCAAGATATCAGACTTCGGACTGGCAAGGGGTTTTGGAGGGAATGAGACTGAAGCTCAGACGCATCGTGTTGTTGGAACATA TGGATACATGTCACCCGAGTATGCGATGGATGGCATGTTTTCAATAAAATCAGACGTGTTCAGCTTCGGCGTGTTAGCGCTAGAAATTGTGAGTGGGAAGAAAAACAGAGGATTTTCCCACACAGACCACAGCCTCAACCTTCTTGGTCAT GCATGGACACTGTACCATGAAGGGAGGTTGGCGGAGCTGGTGGACACGTGTCTAAATGGAGAATTTGAGTATGCGGAGGTGGAAAAATCGATAAAAGTAGGTCTGCTATGTGTGCAGCAGAATCCAGAAGATCGGCCAAAGATGTCGAGTGTGGTGTGGATGTTGGGGAAGGAAGGTGAGATTCCAGAAGCAAGGCACCCTGGTTTCTTCACAGAAAGAAAACTAGTTAGTGGTGAAGCTGAAGCTGAAGCCTCAACCAATGATATCACTATTACCATGCCACACCCCAGATAG
- the LOC125219454 gene encoding uncharacterized protein LOC125219454: MGLSASKRVQNSLQNSGEFNSACGAVFADCLSLSQHAFAGVRAYQLSSASERLHGILCCSVPLISKWLPSPPDRTQVDGALKTVLSRRPAQEEEEEITLDEAEFKEFAVELFADAVVSRAVMEVLKRLPLGVAGIAGFGVVVKPGNDIVVAALGAYALGLLTFIYLGLDGS, from the coding sequence ATGGGTCTCTCAGCTTCAAAGCGAGTCCAAAACAGTCTCCAAAATTCGGGTGAATTCAACTCCGCGTGCGGCGCCGTCTTCGCCGACTGCCTCTCCCTGAGCCAACACGCCTTCGCCGGAGTCAGAGCCTACCAGCTCTCCTCCGCCTCCGAGCGCCTCCACGGCATCCTGTGCTGCTCCGTCCCCCTCATCTCTAAGTGGCTCCCGTCCCCTCCCGACCGGACCCAAGTGGATGGGGCTCTGAAGACCGTTCTCTCCCGCCGCCCCGCtcaggaagaggaggaggagataACGCTGGATGAGGCGGAATTCAAGGAGTTCGCGGTGGAGCTGTTCGCCGACGCCGTCGTTTCGCGGGCTGTGATGGAGGTTTTGAAGAGACTGCCGCTGGGTGTGGCTGGAATTGCGGGTTTCGGAGTGGTTGTGAAGCCCGGAAACGACATCGTTGTGGCGGCGCTTGGGGCGTACGCGCTAGGGCTCCTAACCTTTATTTATCTCGGCTTGGACGgtagttaa